The following nucleotide sequence is from Mytilus galloprovincialis chromosome 12, xbMytGall1.hap1.1, whole genome shotgun sequence.
GTACATGTTTCTTTACAATGTATTAATATAAACCTTCTCATTAGATATACACAATAACTTGATGATCAATGACACACTagcaaatattattatttaaaataaaaaatgaacaatttccCCATGTATATTAAACACTGATATACGTTGGCATGTTTAATAAATTATAACTACAACACGGAAAGCAGTAATATACATGATTTGATTTATgtaaaaatgtatacaaaatatatgattttaatcAAACACTGAAATAGTGTGCATTTTGTTACCTGAATTAAATTATCAACAAGGACATGATCACACGATTTGATAAAGATCattgatttgaatttatttttaggtGCACGGAAAATTTATTTGgctacatttgtattttcattttcttatctgACGCCATATTAAGGATTTACGATACCTGGGCATTGTATAAATTTTGTAAGTAAATCGTTTAAGAttcaaaaattcaattttgattAGAATTCAGAAATTACGTCGTGGCTTTATTCAAATTGATAAACCTTAAGGTTCGATTATGGATCTCTGGCGTCGTTTTAGGACTTCGAAATTTTTGAGTTAATATGTGTTCAATAGATGAGAAATCAATATCTAATAAATTCTTTTTGACAGCAACTAAACAACAAAAGTAATCACATATAAACCACATGTTTTGTAGGTGCATCATTGAAGCGGTACATTAAAGGAGAAAGTAGAAATAAGTCCTAACGCTGTAAGTAGGATAGTGTATAGGTTTTAGGTAAGCGTTTTATGTATCTCCGCCCAGAAGTAGAtctaggaagatgtggtatgagtgccaatgagacaactttccatccaaataacaatttataaaagtaaatccaCAAGAGGTAACAGCGGAGGCATGTCAGTCATGAATATGGGTCTACCATTATATATGTTTTCCTaagaaatataatttcaaaatgtgagaatTTCAATCGGTATGTAGTTTGTTGtcatgaatatacatgtaatacttgCCACATGACGTTCAGCATCTAAAAACCCATCAATCAACTTATCTTTTGAAGCAGGCATGTTTTTATTGTCATCCGAAACCACACATTTTAGCTGAATTTAATCTGAGATTTCTAATAACAAATGAGACTTATATTTTGTTTAAGTTACAAAATCTTAACCgcataaaaaatgataatgagTCTTCCCGAAATGTACCAAAATGACAAATTGCATTGTCTGTTTTTGTTCTACATAAGTTTATCTTTTTCTATCCCCTTCGTTGTCTACCTCTTCTTTTTAAACGTAGTGAAATTCAACTGTGAAGTCTTTTCCTAGCATCTCTCTTATGCTTTTGAAACGTTATCGATCGAACTGAATGGTACATACACATGTTATTGATCGAACTGAATGGTACATACACATGTTATTGATCGAACTGAATGGTAAATACACATGTTATTGATCGAACTGAATGGTACATACACATGTTGAAATCATGATCGAACTGAATGGTACATACACATGTTGAAATCATGATCGAACTGAATGGTACATACACATGTTGAAATCATGAAACACCCTTTAAACAGATGCATGTTCTTTAGATTCCAATCTCAATTGaccaaaataatttgttttcctgCCGAAGGTAGACGGTTTCTCAAGGCttcctttacaaataaaaatatggccGCCACGAAACAGCCAGTAATGTTGAAAGTGGCGtttaacattgaaaaataaatcaaataatcaATGCAGGAGGTATTATGTTATTGAAATCATGCACATACAGACAATGTATTCACATATCGATATAGACATTACAATACTATTGTTTTATCAttatataacatatttgtttgagTTGAGTCTTTGAGTATGAAGAAGGGATAATAGATGACAAGTACAGAGACAAATGACCTAACATATCACAGAACACAGAAACGAAAGCATCTATTACGACAACTTAAGCTGTAATACTCATGTATTTGGATTTTAAGTGCTTTCCCTAATCTTTGACTAGCCTTTTacttaacacatttatttttataatgattttatttgaatataaaaaaattatgaataacgGAAGGAAAGATAGAATAAAGACATCATACACATTTCCTCTCATGTTAAATGATTgttattattgtatatatttgtatttttgtcttttacagGAGTCATGTCGGACTCTATGGAAATTAGCAAAAGAAAAATTTCGCCATATCCAACACTACCGGAAATCGAACATACAAGAAATGTATTTGTGACCCGCTTTGTAGCAAGATTTGTTCAGAAACACCGGAAGTATGCAAAACTGCTTCAGGAGAACGGAGCGTCACTTCCTGAAGCGTTTAGTAATTGTTCAGTTAATTTCTGTGCAACTTTTGAAGACGAAGTTGACATGATTGTTagtgaaaaaagaaataaaataaagaatgccTGTCGGATGAAGGGTGCATATAGTTTAAAAGGACTTTTCCGTCAAATTTATCAGATTGTACGCCGTGCAAGAGCGTCACGAATAGAGAGTAAACTACTAGACATTCCTAATCATGATCTAATGGAAACACTGAGAGACATTGCGTCAGAGTTAGGGTTTGCATATGAATATCAAATTGCGATGTTGAAAACGGAAGCGGAAGTACGTCAGCTCGCGGACCATGCTGTTAGTTGTACTATGAACTATTTGAAACAGTCTGATGCAACGCTAAATAGATGCCACATTTTGGAAGCAGTCACAGATGTTTCACCCAAGAAAAGTTTAAGTCGTGCTGAAAAAGTTCCAACACGAATTCAAAAGACGAACAATGTAAAAGTAACAAAGACACAAAAATGGCGTCTTTCTGCAATTTTTAAACAACCGGGTCTTCGTATACCTGATACTGACGGGATAGGTTATAACTTTTTAGGGTGTTTTACGCCTTATGGAAGTTTATGCAGACCAGATAAATATGGATTCCGAGGTCCACTCCACGTCTGGGACGAGAAAACATCAGGCTATGCTCTTCTATACAACGATCAAGTGTCGTGCAATAGCGTCCATCGTAGAGAAATAGAGCGCGATATAACAGACATTCATCAAAATTATCAACCAATTCAACTTTGCTCACACGTGTGTTTAAGTAATAAGATGACAAAAGAAGGCATCGAATGCAAACTGGACTCAACTAGTACAGtaaataaacagaatacaacTGAATCATCTGATTGTTGTCCTGTTTATGACACTACCTGTGTTGATATTAAAGATATCACCTTAAACCAGGATAGAGAATATATTCCTTCCGAACAAGCATCGATGATAAACTGTCACTGCTCTACCGATAACATTAACAATGGTTTGCTAACGGAAACAACGAACTCGATCGGTTCTATCGATAACACAGCTGATAAAGTCATAACCGAAAGAAACGGGAATACATCTACATCAAAGCTCCTTAACAGCGGGATTGACAACAATGAGGTTATTTCTTCAAAAGATGGCAGCTCAAATGATTCCGACATTTTTGTCGAGTCTAACCATAGTTCACACCAAAGATTAACTGGTACAAATAGCGATGTAGAAAACAGCAATACACTCAACAATAGTGACGGACAAAAGTCACCATTAAAAACTAACTTTTGTGATGATATACTAGTAGCTGCataaacaatttgtgtttaaGGTATTAGTAAATTGCACAAAGAGATTAGACAAGTAACATAGAAAGAAAAAACGGAAATATCTAATAAATGGAATTCTGTTAACGCGATGTATGTGTTTACTGGTGTCTTATTTGATTATACTGCTAGGAttcctttagattttttttcatgcattaaaagttttcataaaaatttcactgtttttCTCGTATGTTGTTAGATTTTGGCCACCCTATACGAGAAACTAGATAGTTGCTGTCCTTTTGAACGAATCTTTCTAAGTAGAATGTTCTCCGTAGAATGTTCTCCATATCCGATAACGATATATGTATTTCAAAGAAACTtatttttagctgactatgcattatgggctcattgttgaaggccgtttgttgacctatagttgttaaattctgtgtcatttggtcgcgtgtgaagagttgtctcattggtaatcataccacatctttttttatgctAGGTATCCTGTACCAACAATGACACTTGTATATCCTCTCCCAATAAGTGCCCTTTGATACCCCCTCCCAATTGTAAGACGTGAGCATTGGCATTAGCAAAAAATAATTATGCTTAAGACGGGGAAAACACCACAAATAGACACTCAAACGCATAAGCCGACAACTAAAAACGGGATTGATCTCTATTGCACTGGAACGTGGCACCCGTTCAAATTACGGAACACATacgaaaaataatgtgaaaagttAATGAGCTGTACATTTTATCTTAACTGCCACACAGTTTATTCGAATGTATGAGAGGATTGTACACATTTTGTGATGTTTAGAATTAAGAGATGTGCATCCTACCACCCCATAAAACAGAAGTAGATATTAAAGTCATAACAAACCAATAATGCTAAATAAGTACCAGGCTAATGCTTAAGAAGGCATAAGACAAACCAATACTTGGCGCTTACATAGCATACGTTCGGAAGCTATACAACGTTATTAATTCGTACGAAAATCAAGCATTTATAAATTAAGAGTTGAAAACATACTTTTATATCAAACTCTTTATGAATAATTAAGTTTTATGTCCGTTGTTATGTCAATGTTTTGGCCAATCAGGATTCCCACCACTGGAATATATCCCTCTGAAATAGTGAATACACGGACTTGCGTGCTCGATtccattatttttaaaattatcaaagacATCAAACATTCCAGCCTCGGTGTGGTTACCTTTGTTACAAGGAGATGGAAAGAAAGTTGTCTGGCAAGGATCGCCCTGAAAATGTAATCAAAAACAGTTTCTATTTTAAAGCAGTTGAATTAAAGCAAGATATAAAATCTAAAGATTAAAAACCCAGAAAGGAGCACATTTTGAACAACAAGTATGGTCAATATCCGTCATATTGTATCAGTCAGAGGCTTACATTGGAGTTTTAATAATACACAgacaattttgaatattaaagcGTCGTAATATAATAATGTTAAACAATATGTTTTTCTTTACAATTTGAAAACTATCAATTGATTATGAATGAAAATAGCATATTATAAATATTGTGAGTCTGAAGCGCTTGTCTGATTTCTAATTCACATTCAAAAGGAAAAGCACAGAACGCCCAAGCCTGAACATTTGAAATTCATGAATTGATGAATATTTagatacaaaatagaaaacacaTATTTGGACTAAACAAAATTCATCGATGTTTAAATCTTGTTCAGCTTAATTTCTGATAAATTATCGCTGGAGAGACAAAAAGGCGGGACATTAGAAGACGTGATATAGTTGTATGTTGATATCTAACCTTATTGGTGTAAAGTGTGACAAATATTTCCTTGCCGGTATCTAACGCATACTGGTATCCTGCCAGTTTAGTCCGGTCAGATATTTGAGGGAACGTGATGTATCCAACCTGAAAATATAgcattaattgattgatttaatGGACATGTGGAACGGATAAACAAAATGGCCACATGATCTCAACATATAAGAATAATTATCAAACAAACGTTCTTTTCGTTATTTTCTTGCAGTCGTACAGTCATatgctataaatatatataaaaagattgtTTAAATGAGTAAACAATTGTCTTGAGCACAGATAACtgataaaattattcaaattgctTGTCATATTTTCAAAGTGTAGAATTTGGGTCTGAATCAGATCTTTGGTGTCTCTAGCCGACTGACAATATATTTGTCCacatgtttgtgttttgtttcttttCGTTCTGTTTTCTGTTAAGAAAATGTGTTTAAAATACGCAATTGTTGTTTACCTAGGTTAGCTCTAAACACATACACAACAAAGTATAGTTTTACCTGAACATCAAGACTATCGAAAACGTCAATCATGTGTCTGACTGCAACTTGTGTTTTCCCGTTGTACGTAATCAGTTTCTGTGTACTACCACAGCGTCCCCAGTGCCAGCTGACGGAGTAATGTGTAAGTAAATGACCATGAACTTGTTTCATGGCTTCCGTTTTAATCATATTTAGGTTTTGTAAGTACTTTGTCTGTTCTGACTGTCCACTGTGACATTTTATCGATGCATATGCTTCATTGTTGACTGCAACTCCGTCAAACTTCTCATTTGCAGCTAAATATTTACATAATGTAAAATTATTAAGGTTTAGTTAAAAAACACGTTATTGTGGTATTGGCAAGGAGACACTTATTAGTAGTGtaagttttaataaaaaatgacaGACAACGTGGGAAAAAGAAAATCGAACGGTCTGATTTACCGTAACATAGATTTCCAGTTCCATTGTGTGATTTGATTCAAATGTCAAGTGTAAACAGTACAGCAGTAGGTTAAGTAAGGacaataacatatgtttgtttatattgaaatcaaaGCGGTGACGCTCAAATTCATTTGGTatattttgttttgcaaatatCTAATGCAACATCATTTCAGCAGTGTATATCATATCAATGAAACCATAtgtttgaaatacaaaatatacgTTTCAGATATATCTATGCTTTAGTATACATACATGTGTAGTGACAAACATGACTGTCTGATCGCTATTTGtcttatactttttatatattatgtgtaCAATACCTGCGCAATGATCGTTGTACCAAACCACGTGCTTTATCAAATTCTTTTCTGATACGTCAATATCACTAACAGCAAATAGTGCATAAACCTGGAGTCCCGGTACTGTTGAATGACCTTCACTTAATGTTTGTTTTATCAATTGAATTCCAGGTATTCCGCACGATTTGGCATTAAACCCATCACGTAATTTATGATGAACGTCTGCAAGAAATATCTTTCGAATTTCTCTGCCCTGAACCTTACATGTGTTCCATAGCCATTGTCGTCTGCTATGAGTGTCCCAGGTATGTGTAAAGCATTTCGAATGTTTATCCCAGTTGAGAAAGTCACTTTGACTACATCCGGGTATCGTTGGGTCATAACCGTCTCTCCATACATAGATGGCATATCCATTGTTCATTCCCGCCAGCAGAAAACATGTGGACTTTTGTATGAACAAAAATAGATATATTACACATGGAAAAATCAGCAAATTAGGTTCCATAATGGAACATTAAGTTAGTGTaagaacgaaagaaaatttaCCTCTAAAGATAAGAATATTTACATTGCGTGACATTCGTGTAGACACGGTCGGAAATTTACTTAAGATATTGTATCCTGTTTTGTATTATGAAGGAAAATATACTTTGTAAATTATAAGGAATATATTGAAATAGGGAAAATCATTGTATATAAATCAACGATTAAAACTTATTTAACCGGTAGTTATCTTTTGAAGGCATATtaatttcattcaatttatttaaataattcattcaataaaatattttctttttgattgATAAGGGGGGCATCGAAAGCAGTTCAACTACTTTTTCTGTATTCTTCTACTATAGCCTGTCACTAATTTCATGACAATTACGGTGCGTTCGACTCAAACTTAAGTGAATATGATTGTCAGCTCCCTCCAGTTTCCTCCACTACAAAAGGTGATCGCCACAAAATGGCCATTAGTGCTGAAATGGCGTTAACAATAACCGATTTATCAATTAATCAGCTGCAAAGATACATTATCAATTTTAGGCTAAAGCTTTATTTATCGtatctgtgtttttttgtcatttgaagaATATGCCATGGTACTGATTGCAGATCTTTGATCGATGACGTACAATATTCTTTATTCAAACATTCTAAGACTGCGGAATATTTTGCATGACCTATTGTTTTACTATAAAACCAACTGTATGTTGTCCTCTAGTTGTCTTtaataaggtctttgcatcggaactaaacacatttattctaaaaacagttgttggcatgacacgggttatgttcttctcatatatgttatgatggtatgctactacacccctaacgggaaggattgtgcctgatgttcatatgatgaaatcataatctttcagtcagtttaatttaagtctggagctggcatgtcagttaactgctagtagtctgttgttatttatgtattactgtcattttgtttattttctttggttacatcttctgacatcagactcggacttctcttgaactgaattttaatgtgcgtattgttatgcgtttacttttctacattggttagaggtatagggggagggttgagatctcacaaacatgtttaaccccgccgcatttttgcgcctgtcccaagtcaggagcctctggcctttgttagtcttgttttattttaattttagtttcttgtgtacaatttggaaattagtatggcgttcattatcactggactagtatatatttgtttagggcccagcttaaggacgcctccggtgcgggaatttctcgctacattgaagacctgttggtgaccctctactgttgttttttatttggtcgggttgttgtctctttgacacattccccatttccattctcaattttatttgtgctATTTGTATCACTGGAAAGTTATCTAATTAACATTTACCACGTATCATTAAGTATATTTAATCGGGtgatatattttatatcaaaaaggtcaaattaatAACGTTAAATAAAATGTTCTGGTAACTTGgtatttaacaaaaacatgtttttggtCCGTTTTTAGTAATATGAAATAGAGCAATTCTAAGAATATTCTATAATTTtgcaaataaattaataaaaacttgataaatgaataaaatatttaccgTATATATGAAAATTCAATATTCCTTATATATTTTCGAATATCAGCCTTAATATGTATATCTACCTTAACCCGACGGAAATCGATCACAAAGAAGATGGATACAGAACGTTGATTTTAAGAATTAACATCATTAAAGTAATTGGAAACGAGTGACCGGTAAAAAATAAGGTTTATCCAATATTTGAACAAAtgcatatatatttcatttattacgCACCCATATCGTATAAGTATTCGTCCTTTTTCTCTCTCGAtttgttatgatgtgaaaatatggcagctaattaaaTGTCGTGTTTTCAAGTCATAGTTTACAGATTGTCACGCTTAGTTCACTGCATACGGAAAACATATGGACGAATTGTTTACtggaagcaaacaattaaaaaaaggatttttttttctaaatttggacaaattatagaattttccTGAGAAAGAAGTATATGTACagaagttttatataaaaaaactagccatctaattataaaaaaaataattatgcattactttttttatttaaagtttcatTTGACTTTATGACAGCTAATCTACCGACTGTCTCTATAACAAGCAGGTATATAAACACCATACAAAGTAGATCAGCTAAAATAGGGTTAATGTTTTATGATTCAAACCAGtttgaaattgtttaataaacaatatatacacGAATCAAGAAATGTTAAAATTGGACAGAAGCACAAGCCGTAACTAAATTAAAACACATTGGTTGATGCTTACATATATCATaacacaattttattattatgtaCGTATACAAATGGCCTATATGTTAATCAATAGAAACTATAAACGATTTGTGTTACAGATTGTTGAAAGTTTCTATTGAACAAACCACATCATTTTTAGACGTTTTACATATCTGACAGCCATATGTATACAAactgtatgaaatattcttgttTATGCGTCGTTGGATTGttgtcttattaatgtataccccCACGTATCCTTGTATCAATAAATATCTGTGAAAACTTACCTGTTTATTTCCTGATcaatttggcctttttatttttaattctggTGTACAGGTAAATGATGTCAACAAAGTGTAACTGTCTAAAGATAGTGTGGATAAACACGTTGTATGATACTATTAGCTAAAATAGGTAATTTAGTACCAGCTGTACTTAGTTCTGAACAGTTTGACGTAAATTAAACTACCGTTTGTAGTGAGAGCAATGCAAACATTTCTTTAAATGGCATATAAAAAAGAGACGTTTTCATTTATGATTAAATCTTGAAGAAGGAAATTGTATTTCCTTCGAGGTTACTAAAATTGAACAACTTTGTGTTATATATTCTTTAAGGACTTAAATAGTTCTCAATACTATGTTTGTtgttatctcattgtttgtattgtattatgaaagttattgatgttgtgatgtttattccctttggggcccataattggaaataaaatagcTTGTTATGTTACAAGAGCGGTTACCACAATATGTATTTTCGTTTCTTTTCTTTCCCTGAAAATATTAGACAGGAAGTCATGTACCCTAAATAAACTACttaaattaaatataaagttaaaaaaagtcagacatttttttttttaaatatgaaaagtttACAAAGTCATGTCATGAGCCTGATtctagaaatagaaaaaaaagttgaagcCTATAGTGCCTGATCCCTGACCTACGTGTTATATATGTTTCTTGACTTT
It contains:
- the LOC143054675 gene encoding uncharacterized protein LOC143054675 isoform X1; this encodes MNVMYNAYCIMIAYCYVDCLTVTCVSWRSSGYNTRVMSDSMEISKRKISPYPTLPEIEHTRNVFVTRFVARFVQKHRKYAKLLQENGASLPEAFSNCSVNFCATFEDEVDMIVSEKRNKIKNACRMKGAYSLKGLFRQIYQIVRRARASRIESKLLDIPNHDLMETLRDIASELGFAYEYQIAMLKTEAEVRQLADHAVSCTMNYLKQSDATLNRCHILEAVTDVSPKKSLSRAEKVPTRIQKTNNVKVTKTQKWRLSAIFKQPGLRIPDTDGIGYNFLGCFTPYGSLCRPDKYGFRGPLHVWDEKTSGYALLYNDQVSCNSVHRREIERDITDIHQNYQPIQLCSHVCLSNKMTKEGIECKLDSTSTVNKQNTTESSDCCPVYDTTCVDIKDITLNQDREYIPSEQASMINCHCSTDNINNGLLTETTNSIGSIDNTADKVITERNGNTSTSKLLNSGIDNNEVISSKDGSSNDSDIFVESNHSSHQRLTGTNSDVENSNTLNNSDGQKSPLKTNFCDDILVAA
- the LOC143054675 gene encoding uncharacterized protein LOC143054675 isoform X2 — its product is MSDSMEISKRKISPYPTLPEIEHTRNVFVTRFVARFVQKHRKYAKLLQENGASLPEAFSNCSVNFCATFEDEVDMIVSEKRNKIKNACRMKGAYSLKGLFRQIYQIVRRARASRIESKLLDIPNHDLMETLRDIASELGFAYEYQIAMLKTEAEVRQLADHAVSCTMNYLKQSDATLNRCHILEAVTDVSPKKSLSRAEKVPTRIQKTNNVKVTKTQKWRLSAIFKQPGLRIPDTDGIGYNFLGCFTPYGSLCRPDKYGFRGPLHVWDEKTSGYALLYNDQVSCNSVHRREIERDITDIHQNYQPIQLCSHVCLSNKMTKEGIECKLDSTSTVNKQNTTESSDCCPVYDTTCVDIKDITLNQDREYIPSEQASMINCHCSTDNINNGLLTETTNSIGSIDNTADKVITERNGNTSTSKLLNSGIDNNEVISSKDGSSNDSDIFVESNHSSHQRLTGTNSDVENSNTLNNSDGQKSPLKTNFCDDILVAA